In Allomuricauda ruestringensis DSM 13258, the following proteins share a genomic window:
- the xerD gene encoding site-specific tyrosine recombinase XerD: MNWQQALKDYQNYLKIERGLSQNSISNYAMDLQKLVHFLEDNSIDEKPVVIPRETVQQFIYDIAKIVSPRTQARIISGLKGFFTYLVFEDYREDNPMDLIETPKIGRKLPDTLSEEEINNLIAAIDLSKPEGERNRAILETLYGCGLRVSELINLKLSDLYFDEDFIKVTGKGNKQRFVPISDVNQKYINIYWKEVRVHLTIKKEHEDFVFLNRRGKQLTRAMIFTIVKRLAEKIGLDKNISPHTFRHSFATHLLENGADLRAIQQMLGHESITTTEVYMHVNRTHLTKVLKEFHPRR, encoded by the coding sequence ATGAACTGGCAGCAAGCACTAAAAGACTACCAAAATTATTTGAAAATAGAGCGAGGTCTTTCCCAAAATTCCATTTCAAATTATGCTATGGACCTTCAAAAACTCGTTCATTTTCTTGAGGATAATTCAATTGATGAAAAACCAGTTGTGATTCCTCGAGAAACGGTTCAACAGTTTATTTATGATATTGCCAAAATAGTGAGCCCTAGAACACAGGCAAGGATCATTTCGGGTTTAAAAGGATTTTTTACCTATTTGGTTTTTGAGGATTACAGGGAGGATAATCCTATGGATCTTATCGAAACCCCAAAAATTGGAAGAAAGTTGCCCGACACCCTTTCCGAGGAGGAAATAAACAATTTGATTGCCGCCATCGATCTATCCAAACCTGAAGGAGAACGCAATAGGGCAATTTTGGAAACCTTATATGGCTGTGGTCTTCGGGTATCGGAACTGATCAACCTAAAACTATCCGACCTGTATTTTGATGAGGACTTTATAAAAGTAACGGGGAAAGGAAACAAACAACGTTTTGTCCCGATCAGTGATGTGAACCAAAAATACATCAACATTTATTGGAAAGAGGTTCGGGTGCATTTGACCATAAAAAAAGAACACGAGGATTTTGTTTTTTTAAACCGTAGAGGCAAACAATTGACCCGGGCCATGATCTTCACCATTGTTAAAAGGCTTGCAGAAAAAATTGGGCTGGATAAAAATATAAGTCCGCACACGTTTAGACACTCCTTTGCTACCCATCTTTTGGAAAATGGTGCCGACCTAAGAGCTATACAACAAATGTTGGGGCATGAGAGCATTACCACTACCGAGGTGTACATGCATGTGAACCGTACCCACTTGACCAAAGTACTTAAGGAATTTCACCCGAGAAGATAA
- a CDS encoding outer membrane beta-barrel protein codes for MKKVFVLTVLFVGLAIMNSYGQEGFAAKAGFNNVSMSFDSGDEFFGDVSDSELGFYLGGGYNFYLSEEFDIEPSLLLSFVNDLTSLYVPVMFKYKVADKFNIQAGPQINYLLEDVPDGEFGLDVAFGGGYQIDDNWFVEARYGLQISRGGDFGDVVDINTLTVGAGYRFN; via the coding sequence ATGAAAAAAGTATTTGTATTAACAGTTCTTTTTGTTGGTCTTGCTATTATGAACTCCTATGGACAGGAAGGTTTTGCAGCTAAAGCAGGATTCAATAACGTATCTATGAGTTTTGACTCAGGTGATGAGTTTTTTGGAGATGTAAGCGACAGTGAATTGGGATTTTATCTCGGAGGAGGCTATAATTTCTACCTCTCTGAAGAATTCGACATTGAACCTTCTTTGCTTTTGAGTTTTGTAAATGATTTGACATCATTATATGTTCCCGTAATGTTCAAATATAAGGTTGCCGACAAGTTTAACATTCAAGCAGGTCCGCAAATCAATTATTTGTTGGAAGACGTGCCAGACGGTGAATTTGGACTTGACGTAGCTTTTGGAGGTGGTTATCAAATCGATGACAATTGGTTTGTTGAAGCCAGATACGGCCTTCAAATAAGCAGAGGCGGTGATTTTGGGGATGTTGTAGATATCAACACCCTTACAGTCGGTGCTGGATACAGGTTCAACTAA
- the aroQ gene encoding type II 3-dehydroquinate dehydratase, which yields MKLMIINGPNLNLLGKREPEVYGSTSFEDYFEQLQEKFPQVELEYYQSNIEGELIGKIQEVGFNYDGIILNAAAYTHTSVGIGDAVKAVETPVIEVHISNTHQREEYRHVSYISPGAKGVILGFGLQSYDLAIQSFLG from the coding sequence ATGAAACTAATGATCATTAACGGCCCCAACCTTAATCTTTTGGGAAAGCGTGAACCCGAGGTTTATGGGAGCACCTCATTTGAAGACTACTTTGAACAACTTCAAGAAAAATTTCCACAAGTGGAATTGGAATACTATCAATCCAATATCGAAGGGGAACTGATTGGTAAAATACAGGAAGTGGGTTTTAATTATGACGGTATTATTCTAAATGCAGCTGCCTATACGCATACTTCTGTAGGCATTGGTGATGCGGTGAAAGCTGTGGAAACTCCGGTAATCGAAGTACATATCTCCAATACGCACCAGCGTGAGGAATATCGGCATGTGTCTTACATATCACCAGGAGCCAAAGGTGTTATCCTAGGATTTGGGCTCCAAAGCTATGATTTGGCCATCCAGAGTTTTCTAGGCTAA
- a CDS encoding DUF3817 domain-containing protein, producing MLKIFRATAILEGISYLLLFGMTMPLKHWADIPEPNQVVGMAHGILFILYVVVAIVFCWERKWKLKRFIILFVASLLPFGTFYADKKYLKNLA from the coding sequence ATGCTTAAAATTTTTAGGGCCACTGCTATTTTAGAAGGTATTTCCTATCTACTCCTTTTCGGAATGACCATGCCGTTAAAGCATTGGGCAGATATTCCTGAACCAAACCAAGTTGTTGGAATGGCACATGGAATATTGTTTATTCTATATGTAGTGGTGGCCATAGTTTTTTGCTGGGAAAGAAAATGGAAATTGAAAAGGTTCATTATTCTTTTTGTAGCATCGCTCCTGCCCTTCGGCACCTTTTACGCCGATAAAAAATACTTGAAGAATTTAGCCTAG
- the lpdA gene encoding dihydrolipoyl dehydrogenase, which produces MSKFDIIVLGSGPGGYVTAIRASQLGFKTAIVEKESLGGVCLNWGCIPTKALLKSAQVFEYLKHAEDYGLSAENVSYDFDAVVKRSRGVADGMSKGVQFLMKKNKIEVINGFGKVKPGKKVEVKAENGETTEYSADNIIIATGARSRELPSLPQDGEKVIGYREAMSLKKQPKKMIVVGSGAIGMEFAYFYHSMGTEVTVVEYMPNVVPVEDEDISKQLERSFKKSGVKIKTSAEVTKVDTSGDGVKATVKTKKGEEVIEADIVLSAVGIKTNIENIGLEDVGIATDRDKILVNDYYQTNIPGYYAIGDVTPGQALAHVASAEGILCVEKLAGMHVEALDYGNIPGCTYCIPEVASVGMTEKQAKEKGYDLKIGKFPFSASGKAKAAGTPDGFVKVIFDAKYGEWLGCHMIGVGVTDMIAEAVVARKLETTGHEVLKAVHPHPTMSEAVMEAVADAYDEVIHL; this is translated from the coding sequence ATGAGCAAGTTCGATATAATTGTTTTGGGAAGTGGTCCTGGTGGATATGTTACTGCAATCAGGGCGTCACAATTGGGTTTCAAAACAGCCATTGTAGAAAAAGAAAGTTTGGGAGGTGTATGTCTTAACTGGGGGTGTATCCCGACCAAGGCCCTTCTAAAATCTGCTCAGGTATTCGAATATTTAAAGCACGCCGAAGACTACGGTTTGAGTGCTGAAAATGTAAGTTATGATTTTGATGCCGTTGTAAAAAGAAGCCGTGGAGTTGCCGATGGAATGAGCAAGGGAGTTCAATTCTTGATGAAGAAAAACAAGATTGAGGTCATTAATGGATTTGGAAAGGTAAAACCGGGCAAAAAAGTGGAAGTAAAGGCCGAAAACGGAGAAACTACCGAATATTCTGCCGATAATATCATAATCGCAACAGGAGCGCGTAGCCGTGAGCTACCAAGTCTTCCACAGGATGGTGAAAAGGTAATCGGTTATCGCGAGGCTATGTCCTTGAAAAAGCAACCCAAGAAAATGATCGTGGTGGGCAGTGGTGCCATTGGTATGGAGTTCGCTTATTTCTATCACTCCATGGGCACAGAAGTTACTGTTGTGGAATATATGCCGAACGTTGTTCCTGTTGAGGACGAAGATATTTCCAAGCAATTGGAGCGTAGCTTCAAAAAATCAGGCGTAAAAATCAAAACCTCTGCCGAGGTCACCAAAGTTGATACATCTGGTGATGGTGTAAAAGCCACCGTAAAAACCAAAAAAGGGGAAGAAGTTATCGAGGCCGATATTGTTCTTTCCGCTGTTGGAATCAAAACCAACATTGAAAACATCGGTCTGGAAGATGTTGGAATTGCAACGGACAGAGATAAAATATTGGTGAACGATTACTACCAGACCAACATTCCGGGTTACTATGCCATTGGTGATGTTACTCCAGGCCAAGCCTTGGCTCACGTTGCCTCCGCAGAAGGAATCCTTTGTGTAGAAAAATTGGCCGGAATGCATGTAGAAGCCTTGGATTACGGAAACATTCCAGGCTGTACTTACTGTATCCCAGAGGTAGCCTCTGTTGGAATGACGGAAAAACAGGCCAAAGAAAAAGGATACGACCTTAAAATTGGCAAGTTTCCTTTCTCCGCAAGTGGCAAAGCAAAAGCTGCAGGCACTCCAGATGGTTTTGTAAAGGTTATTTTTGATGCCAAATACGGTGAGTGGCTAGGTTGCCACATGATCGGTGTTGGTGTAACCGATATGATCGCTGAGGCCGTAGTTGCCAGAAAATTGGAGACCACAGGTCACGAAGTACTTAAAGCGGTACACCCGCATCCCACCATGAGCGAAGCGGTAATGGAAGCCGTTGCCGATGCTTATGATGAAGTAATCCACCTATAA
- a CDS encoding DUF1572 family protein gives MDFQENYIASVKFEFQRYKTMGDKTFVQISDADIHWKHNDSDNSIAIIVKHIVGNMMSRWTNFLSEDGEKSWRNRDMEFEEPYTSKSEMITAWEKGWKCLFEALGSINPSNFQSKVKIRNEEHSIVEAINRQLAHYASHVGQIVFVGKMIKGHDWKSLSIPKGASKDFNKKMFGTGKP, from the coding sequence ATGGACTTCCAAGAGAATTATATAGCTAGCGTAAAATTTGAGTTCCAACGGTACAAAACCATGGGGGACAAAACTTTTGTCCAAATTTCAGATGCCGATATTCATTGGAAACACAACGATTCCGATAATTCCATTGCCATCATTGTAAAACATATTGTAGGCAACATGATGAGCCGTTGGACCAATTTTTTATCCGAAGACGGAGAAAAATCCTGGCGTAACCGCGACATGGAATTTGAAGAGCCCTATACCTCAAAATCAGAAATGATAACTGCCTGGGAAAAAGGGTGGAAATGCCTTTTTGAGGCCCTGGGCAGTATTAACCCGTCCAATTTCCAAAGCAAAGTTAAAATCAGGAACGAAGAACACTCCATTGTGGAGGCCATCAACCGGCAATTGGCACATTACGCAAGTCATGTGGGTCAAATTGTATTCGTGGGCAAAATGATAAAAGGCCACGATTGGAAATCGTTGTCCATACCAAAAGGAGCGTCCAAAGACTTCAATAAAAAGATGTTCGGGACAGGCAAACCTTGA
- the msrB gene encoding peptide-methionine (R)-S-oxide reductase MsrB yields the protein MDKKYGLNKTEEEWKQQLSPEEYYVLRQKGTERPYTGKFDLHFENGDYHCKACNAKLFESEHKFESGCGWPSFDQAVEGAIEYIRDTSHGMVRTETVCANCGSHLGHVFNDGPKETTGQRYCINSVSIDFDPEE from the coding sequence ATGGACAAAAAATACGGCCTAAACAAAACCGAAGAGGAGTGGAAACAACAACTATCTCCCGAAGAATATTATGTTTTACGACAAAAGGGGACCGAACGCCCCTACACGGGCAAGTTCGACCTTCATTTTGAAAATGGCGACTACCATTGCAAAGCATGCAATGCCAAATTATTTGAAAGCGAACACAAGTTTGAAAGTGGTTGCGGATGGCCTTCTTTTGACCAAGCCGTTGAAGGCGCCATCGAATACATTCGGGACACCTCCCATGGAATGGTCCGTACCGAGACGGTCTGCGCCAATTGCGGAAGTCATTTAGGACATGTTTTTAACGATGGTCCCAAAGAAACGACCGGTCAGCGGTACTGCATCAACTCGGTGAGCATTGATTTTGACCCTGAAGAATAG
- the msrB gene encoding peptide-methionine (R)-S-oxide reductase MsrB has translation MGKRLLLLALVIFFGCKGTSQEEKKETTKETDFKVNKTDAEWRAELTDMEYYVLRKAATENAFSSELLDNKQKGTYVCAGCGTPLFKSEHKFKSGTGWPSFDREIKGNVAFDTDYKIGVARTEEHCAVCGGHLGHVFNDGPSNTTGKRHCINGAALDFIPDNN, from the coding sequence ATGGGAAAAAGATTGCTATTACTTGCTCTAGTCATATTTTTTGGATGCAAGGGAACATCGCAGGAAGAGAAAAAAGAAACTACCAAGGAAACTGACTTCAAAGTAAACAAAACCGATGCCGAGTGGCGGGCGGAACTTACCGATATGGAGTATTACGTGCTCCGAAAAGCTGCTACGGAAAATGCTTTTTCCAGCGAACTTTTGGATAACAAGCAAAAAGGCACCTATGTTTGTGCAGGTTGTGGAACTCCCCTTTTCAAAAGTGAACATAAGTTTAAATCCGGAACCGGATGGCCCAGTTTTGATAGGGAAATCAAAGGAAACGTAGCTTTTGATACCGACTATAAAATTGGCGTTGCCCGTACCGAAGAACATTGTGCAGTATGTGGAGGTCATTTAGGGCATGTCTTTAATGATGGGCCAAGCAACACCACAGGGAAAAGACATTGTATCAACGGAGCTGCACTTGATTTTATACCTGACAACAACTAA
- a CDS encoding collagen-like triple helix repeat-containing protein, which produces MNKFSTILGVVIVFVFAACEGPQGPPGFDGLDGLDGQDGLDGIQGQVVEVEGVNFGYDGEANLFSTLITFSDVTDFEVFESDAVLVYRHDGLIDLSDGSTADAWTQIPQNYFLQGGTIQYVFAHTFVDLELFIDGNFDLSGISTDFTDDQIFRIVILPSEFAEASKLDTSNIENVMSALNIGEEQVTKLDIN; this is translated from the coding sequence ATGAATAAATTTAGTACAATTTTAGGCGTTGTTATTGTTTTTGTTTTCGCAGCATGCGAAGGTCCTCAAGGTCCTCCGGGTTTTGACGGTCTTGATGGTTTAGATGGGCAAGATGGTCTTGACGGTATCCAAGGACAGGTTGTTGAAGTGGAAGGCGTAAATTTTGGTTACGATGGCGAGGCTAACCTTTTTAGTACATTGATTACATTTTCCGATGTAACCGATTTCGAAGTATTTGAATCTGATGCCGTATTGGTCTACCGACATGATGGTTTAATTGACTTGAGCGATGGTTCTACCGCAGATGCTTGGACCCAAATTCCACAGAATTACTTTTTGCAGGGAGGTACCATTCAATATGTATTTGCCCACACTTTTGTGGATCTGGAACTTTTTATTGATGGTAATTTCGACCTGTCAGGTATAAGCACCGATTTTACGGATGACCAAATCTTTAGAATCGTTATCCTGCCCAGCGAGTTTGCAGAAGCTTCAAAACTGGACACCTCAAATATTGAAAACGTAATGTCCGCCTTAAATATTGGCGAAGAACAGGTGACAAAGTTGGACATCAACTAA
- the glgB gene encoding 1,4-alpha-glucan branching protein GlgB, translated as MSKVVPHSFFTDFDINLFKGGKHFRLYNKLGSHLTEVDGVKGTYFAVWAPSAKSVSVIGDFNYWTAGEHQLNVRWDGSGIWEGFIPGVDKGSKYKYKIHSNNNDIWTEKADPFARFCEQPPQTASLVWDDTYNWKDKNWMVAREEKNGLDRPYSVYEVHLASWKKKNGWESLSYLEMAEELADYVEEMGFTHVELMPVMEHPYDPSWGYQITGYFAPTSRFGKPEDFKVLVDALHQRGIGVILDWVPSHFPEDAHGLGYFDGSHLYEHPDRRRGYHPDWKSLIFNYGRNEVRAFLISNAIFWLDQYHVDGLRVDAVASMLYLDYSREDGEWEPNMYGNNENLEAMSFLREMNQEVYASFKGVQTIAEESTAFTGVTKPVHYGGLGFGMKWMMGWMHDTLEFFKKDPIHRSYDLNAISFSLTYAFTENFMLPFSHDEVVYGKQSLLYRMPGDEWQRFANLRLLFGYMFTHPGGNLLFMGGEFGQSSEWNFQEGLEWHLTQYDFHSGVQEVIKDLNKMYKGQPALYEKQFKPEGFQWIEYNDQENTVISYIRKGADPKDDLIIVCNFTPVPRENYRLGIPKISTLKLLFNSDDKKYSGSGMGKKTVKPSKTAWNGYEQSVLMNLPPLGVVVYR; from the coding sequence ATGTCCAAGGTAGTTCCTCATAGTTTTTTTACTGATTTTGATATCAACCTTTTTAAAGGAGGGAAACATTTTCGGCTTTACAATAAATTGGGGTCGCACCTTACCGAGGTCGATGGTGTAAAGGGCACTTATTTTGCTGTTTGGGCCCCTAGTGCAAAATCGGTAAGCGTTATCGGTGATTTTAATTATTGGACTGCCGGGGAACATCAATTGAATGTTCGATGGGACGGCAGCGGTATTTGGGAAGGATTTATTCCAGGAGTGGACAAGGGAAGCAAGTACAAGTACAAGATACATTCCAACAACAACGACATCTGGACCGAAAAGGCGGATCCGTTTGCGCGCTTTTGCGAGCAACCGCCGCAAACAGCGTCCTTGGTTTGGGATGATACCTACAATTGGAAGGACAAGAACTGGATGGTTGCCCGTGAAGAAAAGAACGGGTTGGACAGGCCGTATTCCGTCTACGAAGTGCATTTGGCCTCATGGAAGAAAAAAAATGGCTGGGAGTCGCTCAGCTATCTGGAGATGGCAGAAGAACTTGCCGACTATGTGGAGGAGATGGGCTTTACCCATGTGGAGCTGATGCCCGTAATGGAACACCCTTATGACCCCTCTTGGGGCTATCAAATAACCGGGTATTTTGCGCCTACTTCCCGTTTTGGCAAACCAGAGGACTTTAAGGTACTGGTAGATGCTTTGCACCAACGCGGTATCGGTGTCATTTTGGATTGGGTGCCGTCGCACTTTCCAGAAGATGCCCATGGACTCGGTTATTTTGATGGGTCACATCTATATGAACACCCGGATAGAAGAAGAGGGTATCACCCCGATTGGAAAAGCCTCATTTTTAATTACGGAAGAAACGAAGTACGGGCCTTTTTGATAAGCAATGCCATTTTTTGGCTCGATCAATACCACGTGGATGGATTACGGGTCGATGCCGTGGCATCTATGCTTTATTTGGACTATTCTCGCGAAGATGGTGAATGGGAGCCCAACATGTATGGCAATAACGAGAATTTGGAAGCTATGTCCTTTTTGCGGGAGATGAACCAAGAAGTTTATGCCAGTTTTAAAGGGGTGCAGACCATTGCAGAGGAATCCACAGCCTTTACAGGTGTTACAAAACCAGTGCATTATGGCGGATTGGGCTTTGGTATGAAATGGATGATGGGCTGGATGCATGATACCTTGGAGTTTTTTAAAAAAGACCCCATTCACCGATCGTATGATTTAAATGCCATTAGCTTTAGCCTTACCTATGCCTTTACCGAGAACTTTATGTTGCCTTTTTCGCACGACGAGGTGGTATATGGCAAACAATCCTTATTGTATCGAATGCCTGGGGACGAATGGCAACGTTTTGCCAATCTGAGATTGCTCTTCGGTTATATGTTTACCCATCCAGGAGGCAATCTTTTGTTTATGGGGGGCGAGTTTGGGCAGTCCTCTGAATGGAACTTCCAAGAGGGCTTGGAATGGCACTTGACACAATACGATTTCCATTCAGGTGTACAAGAAGTCATCAAGGATTTAAACAAAATGTACAAGGGCCAACCAGCGCTTTATGAAAAGCAGTTTAAGCCAGAGGGCTTCCAATGGATTGAGTACAATGACCAAGAAAACACGGTCATATCATACATTAGAAAAGGAGCAGACCCCAAAGATGATTTGATCATTGTTTGCAATTTTACCCCTGTGCCTCGGGAAAACTATAGGTTGGGCATTCCAAAGATTTCGACCTTAAAATTGCTCTTTAATAGCGATGATAAAAAATACTCGGGCAGCGGAATGGGCAAAAAAACAGTAAAGCCTTCCAAAACCGCATGGAATGGGTACGAGCAATCCGTTTTGATGAACCTTCCTCCCTTGGGCGTGGTCGTATATCGATAA
- a CDS encoding glycoside hydrolase family 31 protein, whose amino-acid sequence MITNTEVAKRGNQHPDHIVDFRQENDKMYFTTQNGVILQVTILRDSVVRFRYATEYVFEPDFSYAISEDVNLGYNELTVEEEIPEYVIITSKIKIYINKANLKVQIVDMDDVILTEDELGFHWEENFDFGGNVVKMSKVCHSGESYYGMGDKASHTNLKGKRVNNWVTDSYAYGKDQEPLYKSIPFYIGLKENIAYGIFFDNSFSTYFDFAAEKRNVTSFWADGGEMNYYFFYGPRMQEVVESYTDLTGVPELPPLWALGFHQSKWSYYPEQKVKDIASKFRKLNIPCDAIYLDIDYMDGFRCFTWNKQYFPNPKKMIEEMEDDGFKVITMIDPGIKIDRDYWVYQQAMDNGFFCRRADGPHFKGKVWPGECKFPDFTNPRVREWWADLYKEMIADLGASGVWNDMNEPAVMEVPSKTANLDVRHDYDGHPCSHRKAHNVYGMQMVRATYEGVKKFMFPRRPFVLTRAAYAGTQRYCATWTGDNVATWEHLWIANVQMQRLCMSGYSFAGSDIGGFAEQPNGELFARWMQLAVFHPFCRVHSSGDHGDQEPWSFGDEITNIVREFIELRYQLMPYLYTMFYNYIKEGFPMLQSLVFYDQEDYQTHFRTDEFIFGKQMLVCPVQEPNAQGRRMYFPKGKWYNYWTDELVEGGVERWVSAEIHRIPLFVKEGGMIPKYPVQQYVGEKEIEKLAIDVYFKEGTERSEVYEDQQEGYDYKKGRYSLRRFKLTGKENELIIQQFKDGNFITPYNKFKMTFHGLPFTIETVELDNEEVDLNDIKLNGNNSIEVGKDFTELHIFGK is encoded by the coding sequence ATGATAACCAATACAGAAGTTGCAAAAAGAGGGAATCAACACCCCGATCACATAGTCGATTTTAGACAAGAAAACGACAAAATGTATTTTACCACCCAAAACGGTGTTATTCTACAAGTTACCATTCTAAGGGATAGTGTGGTCCGCTTCAGGTATGCCACGGAATATGTTTTTGAACCAGACTTCTCCTATGCCATAAGTGAAGATGTCAACCTTGGGTACAATGAACTTACCGTAGAAGAGGAAATACCGGAATATGTGATAATCACGTCCAAAATCAAAATATATATCAACAAGGCCAATCTTAAGGTTCAGATTGTTGATATGGATGATGTGATCCTTACCGAGGACGAACTCGGTTTCCATTGGGAAGAGAACTTTGACTTTGGCGGGAACGTGGTAAAAATGAGCAAGGTGTGCCATTCCGGCGAAAGCTATTATGGAATGGGGGATAAGGCATCGCACACCAACCTAAAAGGGAAAAGGGTGAACAATTGGGTAACGGATTCCTACGCCTATGGCAAGGATCAGGAACCATTGTACAAGTCCATTCCTTTCTATATTGGGCTAAAAGAAAACATAGCTTACGGTATATTTTTCGACAATTCGTTCAGTACGTATTTTGATTTTGCTGCCGAAAAACGAAATGTCACCAGTTTTTGGGCCGATGGGGGCGAAATGAACTATTACTTTTTCTACGGCCCCAGAATGCAGGAGGTCGTGGAATCTTATACCGATTTGACCGGTGTTCCAGAACTTCCGCCACTTTGGGCCTTGGGTTTCCACCAATCCAAATGGAGTTATTACCCGGAGCAAAAGGTAAAAGATATAGCCTCGAAATTTAGGAAATTGAACATACCCTGCGATGCCATCTATCTGGATATTGATTATATGGATGGGTTCCGGTGCTTTACCTGGAACAAGCAATATTTCCCCAATCCCAAAAAAATGATCGAGGAAATGGAGGATGATGGCTTTAAGGTCATCACCATGATAGATCCCGGAATCAAGATAGATCGCGATTATTGGGTATATCAACAGGCCATGGACAATGGATTCTTTTGTAGAAGGGCGGATGGCCCCCATTTTAAAGGCAAAGTATGGCCAGGTGAATGTAAATTTCCGGATTTTACCAATCCCCGAGTTCGAGAGTGGTGGGCGGACCTGTATAAAGAAATGATTGCGGACCTGGGCGCGAGCGGGGTTTGGAACGACATGAACGAACCCGCTGTAATGGAAGTTCCCTCAAAAACCGCCAATTTGGATGTGAGGCACGATTATGATGGTCACCCTTGTAGCCATAGAAAAGCACATAATGTATATGGAATGCAAATGGTACGTGCCACCTATGAAGGTGTCAAAAAATTTATGTTCCCCCGCAGGCCTTTTGTGCTTACCAGGGCAGCGTATGCCGGTACACAGCGCTATTGTGCCACTTGGACAGGCGATAATGTAGCCACATGGGAACACCTATGGATTGCCAATGTACAGATGCAACGTTTGTGCATGAGCGGATATTCCTTTGCAGGTTCCGATATTGGTGGATTTGCCGAACAGCCCAATGGCGAATTGTTTGCACGTTGGATGCAGCTGGCCGTTTTTCATCCATTTTGTAGGGTGCACTCAAGTGGTGACCACGGAGATCAAGAACCTTGGTCGTTCGGTGATGAAATCACGAACATAGTTAGAGAGTTTATCGAGCTGAGGTACCAACTAATGCCTTACCTCTACACCATGTTCTATAATTACATCAAAGAAGGTTTTCCGATGCTTCAATCCTTGGTTTTTTATGATCAAGAAGATTATCAGACCCATTTCCGTACCGATGAGTTTATATTTGGAAAACAAATGTTGGTATGTCCCGTGCAAGAGCCCAATGCACAGGGTAGGAGAATGTATTTCCCTAAAGGAAAGTGGTACAATTACTGGACCGATGAATTAGTAGAGGGAGGTGTTGAACGTTGGGTGTCTGCAGAAATCCACCGCATTCCATTGTTCGTTAAAGAAGGCGGCATGATCCCCAAATACCCGGTACAGCAATATGTAGGGGAAAAGGAAATTGAAAAGCTGGCCATTGATGTCTATTTCAAGGAAGGAACCGAAAGATCAGAGGTATACGAAGACCAACAAGAAGGTTACGATTACAAAAAAGGAAGGTATAGCTTAAGGCGGTTTAAATTGACGGGCAAGGAAAACGAATTGATCATTCAGCAGTTCAAGGATGGCAATTTCATTACACCGTACAACAAATTTAAAATGACCTTCCATGGACTTCCCTTTACCATTGAAACTGTGGAGCTGGACAATGAAGAAGTCGATTTAAACGATATTAAGTTGAATGGCAATAACTCGATAGAAGTTGGCAAGGATTTCACGGAGCTTCACATCTTCGGAAAATAA